In Gossypium hirsutum isolate 1008001.06 chromosome D06, Gossypium_hirsutum_v2.1, whole genome shotgun sequence, one genomic interval encodes:
- the LOC121218266 gene encoding uncharacterized protein, whose protein sequence is MTPEAAEIMEKLKDKKAEYEAIASSDSFVHIDNIDNRIITEVLGPERYCRVRFQGSFVNPSQYFGSSSQQYMPSGSQTQAEVQMLRDQMAQMQATTVEQITQLKVEAASREAEVQRKYEELQLQLKADAAAKEAEAATREAEQRRKYDELQQQLQNMMKMFQQLQQPPS, encoded by the exons atgactcctgaagctgcagaaattatg gaaaaactaaaggataaaaaggcggagtatgaagcgattgcttccagtGATAGTTTTGTTCATATTGAcaacattgataaccggattatcactgaagttttgggtcctgaaaggtattgtcgggttcgatttcaaggatcttttgttaacccatcccaatattttggatccagctcgcaacaatacatgccttcgggAAGTCAgactcaagctgaagttcagatgttaagagaccagatggctcagatgcaagcgacaacaGTTGAacaaattacacaacttaaagtggaggcagcatcgagagaagctgaggttcaacgaaagtatgaagaactccagctgcAGCTTAAAGCAGATGCGGCAGCAAAAGAAGCAGAGGCTGCAACGAGGGAAGCAGAGCAGCGTAGAAAGTACGATGAACTCCAACagcagcttcagaatatgatgaagatgtttcagcaattgcaacagccgccgtcttag
- the LOC107900007 gene encoding secreted RxLR effector protein 161-like: MAEGEKLTSSGNHERVDEKEYRSLVSCLLYLTATRPDIMFAVSLLSRFMHCCDVVHFKVAKRVIRYVKVTLNYGVKFEKIKELKLRGYSNSDWARLIDDMKSTSGYFFTFGLGVFCWSSKKQQTVAQSTAKVEYIAAAVAVNQAIWLRKILCDLNEN; encoded by the coding sequence ATGGCTGAAGGTGAAAAATTAACCAGTAGTGGGAATCATGAAAGGGTTGATGAGAAGGAGTATCGAAGCCTAGTAAGTTGTTTGCTCTACTTAACAGCTACAAGGCCTGATATCATGTTTGCTGTTAGCCTCCTATCCAGATTCATGCATTGCTGCGATGTTGTTCACTTTAAAGTAGCCAAAAGAGTTATCAGATATGTGAAAGTGACTTTGAATTATGGAGTGAAGTTTGAGAAGATAAAAGAGCTTAAGTTGAGAGGGTATTCTAATAGTGATTGGGCCAGATTaattgatgacatgaaaagcacttCTGGCTACTTCTTCACTTTTGGCTTAGGGGTCTTttgttggagttcaaagaagcaacaaaccgTTGCTCAATCAACAGCAAAAGTAGAGTACATTGCAGCTGCTGTAgctgttaatcaagccatttggcttaggaagaTCTTatgtgatttaaatgaaaactaa
- the LOC107900009 gene encoding uncharacterized protein has product MATGAAELMFRCVFEGSISMQDCLTERRPYHRNCQCALHNLKGVCSSTCTSPTTNISFPKKQTWGDCSLSLLAPKFSSPSPLLPNASFTNTLQNIDSTPVLYETEAQHS; this is encoded by the coding sequence ATGGCGACTGGAGCTGCTGAGTTGATGTTCCGATGCGTCTTCGAAGGAAGCATTTCAATGCAAGACTGTCTGACCGAACGGAGGCCGTACCATCGTAACTGCCAATGTGCATTGCACAACCTCAAAGGGGTTTGTTCATCTACTTGTACTTCTCCGACAACCAATATATCATTCCCTAAGAAACAGACATGGGGTGATTGTTCCTTGTCTTTATTGGCTCCCAAATTCTCTTCTCCATCTCCTCTTCTTCCTAATGCCTCCTTCACCAATACCCTACAAAATATTGATTCAACTCCGGTTTTGTACGAAACAGAAGCTCAGCACAGTTAA